Proteins from one Microcaecilia unicolor chromosome 2, aMicUni1.1, whole genome shotgun sequence genomic window:
- the LOC115462031 gene encoding nuclear apoptosis-inducing factor 1-like codes for MAPRLPPTRKGNFTDAEIELLVQEIDRRHTFLFAPTGQRLAATTKQREWEAVRDHLNAVFHSGRDVEDCKRKWRRLRRDVRRKAGGNPPAHDTTNLTPLERIVHRLLPQEGIHGVPGTLDTSAQPEGTAAAAEDEEALPPLPSPPSPAAAAAERIPAATPPAAFADNEEDGERGSPPRQRLSSHRRQLMRVTTQLLRHNVELHEHRQEKLQVQQEKLQVQREVLQVQREALQVQREAVEGQHAMLQQLQQLKHSIEGLRRDLTPPTPAVLQHQELASTSSSGQQPVAKRRTLRSSASPATAAPPTRPAPILGPVASSFTSTQLSPGIDTTVNLY; via the exons ATGGCACCGAGGCTGCCTCcgacccgcaagggtaattttaCCGATGCCGAAAtcgagctcctggtgcaggagatagacAGAAGACACACatttctgtttgctcccacaggccaGAGACTCGCTGCTACtaccaagcagcgggaatgggaggcggtcCGGGACCAcctgaatgcagtcttccacagTGGCagagatgtggaagactgcaaacgtaAGTGGCGCAGGCTGAGACGGGATGTGAGACGGAAGGCTGGTGGGAACCCCCCAGCACATGACACCACAAACCTGACACCCCTGGAGCGGATTGTTCACCGCCtgttaccccaggagggcattcaTGGCGTCCCTGGgacccttgacacatcagcacagcctgagggcacaG cagcagcagcagaagacgAAGAGGCGCTACCTCCACTTCCATCACCTCCatcacctgcagcagcagcagcagagcgaaTACCTGCAGCTACACCACCTGCAGCCTTTGCTGATAATGAAGAGGATGGAGAAAGGGGGTCACCTCCTCGCCAGAGGCTATCGAGCCACAGGAGGCAACTGATGCGTGTGACAACTCAGTTGCTGCGCCACAATGTGGAGCTGCATGAACACCGGCAGGAGAAGCTCCAGGTGCAGCAGGAGAAGCTCCAGGTGCAGCGGGAGGTGCTCCAGGTGCAGCGGGAGGCGCTCCAGGTGCAGCGGGAGGCGGTAGAGGGCCAACATGCTatgctccagcaactccaacagctgaAGCATAGCATCGAGGGCCTGCGCCGTGACCTGACAccacctactccagccgtgctgcAGCACCAGGAACTGGCCTCAACGTCCTCTAGTGGCCAGCAACCAGTGGCTAAACGGAGGACCTTGAGGTCAtccgcctccccagccactgctgCACCACCCACCagaccagctcccattctgggtcctgtggccag